The following nucleotide sequence is from Agromyces sp. SYSU T00194.
GAGCGGGATCACGCCGTTCGAGGTCGCGTGGCGCAGCACCGACGTGAGCGCCGCCGCATTCGGCTCCCGCGTGCCCGGCACGACGAGCTCGACGCCCCACATCGCACCCTTGCCGCGCACCTCGCCGACCACCGGGAACCGCGACGCCCAGTCGCCGATGCGCTCGGCGAACACGCGCTCGACGCGCTGCGCCTCGGCGATCAACCCGTCGCGCTCGATGACCTCGAGCGTCGCGAGCGCCGCCGCGGTCGACACGGGGTTGCCGCCGAACGTGCCGCCGATGCCGCCCGGCTGCACCGCGTCCATGATCTCGGCGCGGCCGGTCACGGCCGCGAGCGGGAAGCCGCCGGCGATGCCCTTCGCGGTCGTCACGAGGTCGGGCACGACGCCGAAGTGCTCGATCGAGTACCACGCGCCGCTGCGCGCGATGCCGGCCTGGATCTCGTCGGAGACGAACACGATGCCGTGCTCGGCGCAGTACGCCGCGAGCGCCTCGAGGTAGCCCTCGGCGGGGATCACGATGCCGCCGTCGCCCTGGATGGGCTCGACGAACAGCGCGGCCAGCTCGGTCGGCCCGATGTGCGTGTCGATGTAGTCGATGGTGCGCGCCGCGGCATCCGGGCCGCTCAGGCCGTCCTTGAACGGGTAGCTCGACGGCACCGAGTAGACCTCGCCGGGGAACGGGCCCATGCCCGCGCGCTCGGGCCACGGGCGGTAGGTCATCGCCATGGTGAGGTTGGTGCGGCCGTGGAAGGCGTGCGCGAGCGACGCGATCGCCCGGCGCCCCGTGTACCGGCGCGCGATCTTCACCGCGTTCTCGACCGCCTCGGCGCCCGAGTTCACCAGGATCGAGTGCTTCTCGAAGTCGCCGGGCGTGAGCTCGGCGAGCTTCTCGGCGACCAGCACGTAGTTCTCGTACGGGGTCACCGTGAACAGCGTGTGGGTGAGCTTCGACGCCTGCGCGGCGGCGGCCGCCGCGACATCGGGGTGCGCGTGCCCGATGGTGGTCACCCCGATGCCGCAGCCGAGGTCGATCAGCCGGTTGCCGTCGACGTCGACCAGGATCGCGCCCGACCCGTGGTCCATGAAGATGTCGGCGAGGGTGCCCGCACCGCGGGAGACGCTGCGCCGGCGGCGCTCGAGGAGCTCGCGCGAACGCGGCCCGGGCAGCTCGGTGACGAGGCTGCGCTGCTGGGGAACGGTGAAGTCCATGAGATGAGGGTACGTGGTGCGCGGGGCGTCCGCGTGCACGTGTGCGGCGGCGCCGTCGGGCGGGCGGACGCCCGGCGCGTGCGCGCTGCCGAGGGTGGCGGATGCCCCGTGCCGGCCGCAGGTCGAGGGGTGAGCGGATGCACCGGGCGTGCGCCTCAGACGAGCAGCTGGTGCTTCGCGAGCTCGCGGTACAGCGGCGTCGTCTCGACGAGCTCGGAGTGCGTGCCCTCGCCGACGACCTCGCCCTCGTCGAGCACGACGATGCGGTCGGAGTCGACGACGGTCGAGAGCCGGTGCGCGATGACGATGAGCGTGCGGCCCTCGGCGACCGCGTCGATGGCCTCGCGCATCATGCGCTCGTTGACCCCGTCGAGCGACGACGTCGACTC
It contains:
- the gabT gene encoding 4-aminobutyrate--2-oxoglutarate transaminase, which codes for MDFTVPQQRSLVTELPGPRSRELLERRRRSVSRGAGTLADIFMDHGSGAILVDVDGNRLIDLGCGIGVTTIGHAHPDVAAAAAAQASKLTHTLFTVTPYENYVLVAEKLAELTPGDFEKHSILVNSGAEAVENAVKIARRYTGRRAIASLAHAFHGRTNLTMAMTYRPWPERAGMGPFPGEVYSVPSSYPFKDGLSGPDAAARTIDYIDTHIGPTELAALFVEPIQGDGGIVIPAEGYLEALAAYCAEHGIVFVSDEIQAGIARSGAWYSIEHFGVVPDLVTTAKGIAGGFPLAAVTGRAEIMDAVQPGGIGGTFGGNPVSTAAALATLEVIERDGLIAEAQRVERVFAERIGDWASRFPVVGEVRGKGAMWGVELVVPGTREPNAAALTSVLRHATSNGVIPLDAGSWDSVLRFLPSVVISAELVDDAASVIEAELARLSA